One segment of Thermoanaerobacter kivui DNA contains the following:
- the ylqF gene encoding ribosome biogenesis GTPase YlqF: MIQWYPGHMAKSKKEIISNLKLVDVLYEVVDARIPVSSRNPDIDDIAKNKKRLILLNKADLADDEVTSLWIQYFKQKGIAAVKINSITGMGIKEIMDTTKQVCKEILDKKQQKGMMPRLRVMIVGVPNVGKSTLINKLIGSKRAKTGDKPGVTRALHWIKTPNFDLLDTPGILWPKFDDEKVGVMLALTGAIKDEILDIEELAIQLIEILKKYYANYLMSRYKIDKIIEDNFEILKEIGRKRSCLISGGEVDTLKASQILIEEFRSGKLGRISLERP, translated from the coding sequence ATGATACAGTGGTATCCTGGACATATGGCAAAATCTAAAAAAGAGATAATTTCTAATCTCAAGTTGGTAGATGTGCTATATGAGGTGGTGGACGCTAGAATACCTGTAAGCAGCAGAAACCCAGATATTGACGATATAGCAAAAAATAAAAAAAGGTTGATACTTTTAAATAAAGCTGACTTGGCTGATGATGAGGTAACTAGTTTATGGATACAATATTTCAAACAAAAGGGAATAGCTGCAGTAAAAATCAATTCAATCACAGGTATGGGAATTAAGGAAATAATGGACACAACTAAACAGGTGTGCAAAGAGATATTAGATAAAAAACAGCAAAAAGGCATGATGCCTAGGTTGAGAGTTATGATTGTTGGAGTGCCTAACGTAGGTAAATCCACCCTTATTAATAAATTAATTGGAAGTAAAAGAGCAAAAACAGGAGATAAACCTGGAGTGACGAGAGCTTTACACTGGATAAAAACGCCAAATTTTGACCTTTTAGATACCCCTGGGATACTGTGGCCTAAATTTGATGACGAAAAGGTAGGAGTAATGTTAGCTTTGACAGGGGCAATTAAGGATGAAATTTTAGACATAGAAGAATTAGCTATACAGTTGATAGAAATTTTGAAAAAATATTACGCCAATTATTTGATGTCTCGATACAAAATTGATAAAATAATAGAAGATAATTTTGAAATTCTAAAAGAAATAGGAAGGAAAAGAAGTTGCCTCATTTCAGGAGGAGAAGTGGATACTCTAAAAGCTTCTCAAATTTTGATAGAAGAGTTTCGCAGTGGTAAGCTTGGGAGGATATCTTTAGAAAGGCCTTAA
- a CDS encoding KH domain-containing protein: protein MGELVKTIAKALVDNPDAVEVNEIEGRQSVIIELKVAPEDMGKVIGKQGRIAQAIRTLVKAAALKEKKHVIVEII, encoded by the coding sequence GTGGGAGAACTCGTTAAAACAATAGCAAAGGCATTAGTGGATAATCCTGATGCTGTAGAAGTTAATGAAATAGAAGGACGCCAATCTGTCATCATAGAACTTAAAGTTGCTCCCGAAGATATGGGCAAAGTCATTGGAAAGCAGGGAAGGATTGCACAAGCTATACGGACATTAGTGAAAGCCGCTGCTTTAAAGGAAAAGAAACATGTGATTGTGGAAATAATTTAG
- the ffh gene encoding signal recognition particle protein, with protein MAFESLSGKLQEVFKKLRGKGKLSEKDIKDAMREVKVALLEADVNFKVVKDFINAVTEKALGQEVMESLTPAQQVIKIVNEELTSLMGSTQSWLNLGNKIPAVIMMVGLQGSGKTTACGKLANLLKKQGKNPMLVACDVIRPAAIKQLQVVGSNVNVPVFTMGDKTNPVDIAKASIDYAKSHNMDVVIIDTAGRLHIDDELMEELINIKKVVNPDEILLVVDAMTGQDAVNVASSFNERLDITGVILTKLDGDTRGGAALSIKAVTQKPIKYIGTGEKLSDIEPFYPDRMASRILGMGDVLTLIEKAQAAIDEKKALEMGQKLLTKQFTLDDFLEQLQSLKNMGPLDQLLGMIPGMSKNMLKGIDISEKDLKRVEAIIQSMTKEERQNPSIINGSRKKRIAKGSGTTIQQVNSLLKQFEETKKMMKKFADFDKDIKKGKLKLPFFR; from the coding sequence ATGGCTTTTGAAAGCCTATCTGGCAAACTGCAAGAAGTTTTTAAAAAGTTAAGAGGAAAAGGCAAGCTTTCAGAAAAAGACATAAAAGATGCAATGAGGGAAGTCAAAGTAGCCCTTTTAGAAGCTGATGTCAATTTCAAAGTGGTAAAAGATTTTATAAATGCAGTGACCGAAAAGGCGTTAGGTCAAGAGGTAATGGAAAGTTTGACTCCTGCTCAGCAAGTCATAAAAATAGTCAATGAGGAATTAACATCTCTTATGGGGTCTACCCAAAGTTGGTTAAATTTAGGAAACAAAATTCCTGCAGTAATAATGATGGTAGGATTGCAAGGTTCTGGCAAGACGACAGCCTGCGGTAAGTTGGCAAATTTGCTTAAAAAACAAGGTAAAAATCCTATGCTGGTGGCATGCGATGTCATAAGACCGGCTGCTATAAAACAGCTTCAAGTAGTAGGTTCTAATGTGAATGTGCCAGTTTTTACAATGGGAGATAAGACCAATCCCGTTGATATTGCTAAGGCGTCGATAGACTACGCAAAATCTCACAATATGGATGTGGTTATAATAGATACTGCAGGTAGACTTCACATAGATGATGAACTGATGGAAGAACTCATAAATATCAAAAAAGTTGTCAATCCAGATGAGATTTTGTTGGTTGTCGATGCTATGACAGGGCAAGACGCAGTAAATGTTGCTTCTTCCTTCAATGAGAGGTTAGATATAACAGGAGTTATATTGACTAAATTAGATGGGGATACAAGAGGCGGTGCGGCTCTTTCTATTAAAGCCGTCACTCAAAAGCCCATAAAATATATAGGTACAGGAGAAAAGTTATCTGATATTGAACCTTTTTATCCTGATAGAATGGCTTCCCGTATTTTGGGAATGGGGGATGTGCTGACTTTAATTGAAAAGGCGCAAGCAGCAATTGATGAGAAAAAGGCATTAGAGATGGGACAAAAACTTTTGACAAAGCAATTTACCTTAGATGATTTTTTAGAACAGCTACAAAGCCTTAAAAATATGGGACCACTTGACCAACTTCTAGGCATGATTCCTGGAATGAGTAAAAACATGCTTAAGGGTATTGATATTTCAGAAAAAGACTTAAAAAGAGTTGAAGCCATTATACAATCCATGACAAAGGAAGAAAGGCAAAATCCTTCAATTATAAATGGTAGCAGAAAAAAGAGAATTGCAAAAGGCAGCGGTACCACCATACAGCAGGTTAATAGCCTTTTAAAGCAGTTTGAAGAAACAAAAAAGATGATGAAGAAGTTTGCTGACTTTGATAAAGACATAAAGAAAGGAAAACTGAAATTACCTTTCTTTAGATGA
- the ftsY gene encoding signal recognition particle-docking protein FtsY — translation MLNFFNKHHDSNGEESKKGLFQKIKQGLLKTRDNLTSKIDNIVGFGRKINEELLEELEEILILADVGVNTTSAIIEGIRQKVKERKVSDASMLKELLAEEVYEILQKDVEPFALTSPMVILVVGVNGVGKTTTIGKLANLYKKEGKKVMLVAGDTFRAAAIDQLEIWAERVNCPIIKHQEGSDPASVIFDGIQAAKARGIDVLICDTAGRLHNKKNLMEELRKIRKVIDREYPEAKVETLLVLDATTGQNAIQQAKIFKEVSNITGIVLTKLDGTAKGGIIVAIKAELGIPIRYIGIGEEIEDLQVFDAKSFVSAIFE, via the coding sequence AAGGTCTTTTAAAGACACGAGATAATCTGACTTCTAAAATAGATAATATTGTCGGATTTGGAAGAAAAATTAATGAAGAGTTGTTGGAAGAATTAGAAGAAATACTGATTTTGGCAGATGTAGGGGTGAATACTACTTCGGCTATTATAGAAGGAATAAGACAAAAAGTTAAAGAGAGAAAAGTTTCTGATGCTTCTATGCTAAAAGAGCTTTTGGCAGAAGAAGTATATGAAATTTTACAAAAGGATGTGGAGCCTTTTGCGCTAACTTCTCCTATGGTGATATTGGTGGTAGGGGTAAATGGCGTAGGTAAAACTACTACAATCGGTAAACTTGCAAATTTATATAAAAAAGAAGGTAAAAAAGTGATGTTGGTAGCAGGAGATACATTTAGAGCTGCTGCTATAGACCAATTGGAAATATGGGCTGAAAGAGTCAATTGTCCAATAATTAAGCACCAAGAAGGATCTGATCCGGCTTCTGTCATTTTTGATGGTATTCAAGCAGCAAAAGCAAGAGGAATAGATGTTCTTATTTGTGATACAGCAGGAAGACTTCATAATAAAAAGAATTTGATGGAGGAATTGAGGAAAATTCGAAAAGTTATAGACAGGGAGTATCCAGAAGCAAAAGTAGAAACTCTTTTGGTTTTAGATGCCACAACAGGACAAAATGCTATTCAGCAGGCTAAAATCTTTAAAGAAGTATCCAATATCACTGGCATTGTACTTACAAAACTTGATGGGACAGCAAAAGGGGGAATTATCGTCGCTATTAAAGCTGAGTTAGGTATACCTATAAGATACATAGGAATAGGAGAAGAAATAGAAGATTTACAAGTTTTTGATGCAAAATCCTTTGTTTCTGCTATTTTTGAATGA
- a CDS encoding putative DNA-binding protein, with protein MDDDFLFMNLLYDFYGALLTDKQKEIFEMYYLNDYSLGEISELLNISRQGVYDTLKRAESSLKFFEEKLGLVKRHQEIMNKLQEIKKLIDRIKAQEANPEVVKIVEEIAQKLEELNP; from the coding sequence GTGGATGATGATTTTTTATTTATGAATCTTTTATATGATTTTTACGGTGCTTTATTGACTGACAAGCAAAAGGAAATTTTTGAAATGTACTATTTGAATGACTATTCTCTTGGTGAAATTTCTGAGCTTTTAAACATTTCACGTCAAGGTGTTTATGACACTTTAAAAAGAGCAGAAAGTTCATTGAAATTTTTTGAAGAAAAATTAGGGCTGGTAAAAAGACACCAAGAGATAATGAATAAGTTACAAGAAATTAAAAAACTTATTGACAGAATAAAAGCACAAGAGGCAAATCCGGAAGTCGTAAAAATTGTAGAGGAGATAGCTCAAAAATTAGAAGAGCTAAATCCATAG
- the rimM gene encoding ribosome maturation factor RimM (Essential for efficient processing of 16S rRNA) yields the protein MADYYNVGKITSAHGIKGEVKVYPLTNEPERFYDLEYVWIFDDQQKMNKYYIEYVKITSKGVCVKLKGIDTRNDAERLKGAFLKVDAQNALKLEEDEYFIKDLIGMRVYTEEDEYLGKLVEVFQTGANDVYVIKDEKNEILIPAIKDVVKKVDVENKVMVVHLLEGL from the coding sequence ATGGCTGATTATTATAATGTAGGAAAAATTACTTCTGCCCATGGAATTAAGGGAGAAGTAAAAGTATATCCCCTTACCAATGAACCTGAAAGATTTTATGACCTTGAATATGTATGGATTTTTGACGACCAACAAAAAATGAATAAATACTATATAGAATATGTAAAAATTACTTCTAAAGGAGTTTGCGTAAAACTAAAGGGAATTGATACAAGAAATGATGCAGAAAGACTTAAAGGGGCATTTTTGAAAGTTGATGCTCAAAATGCTTTAAAATTGGAAGAAGATGAGTATTTCATTAAGGATTTAATAGGGATGAGAGTATATACTGAAGAAGATGAATACTTGGGCAAGTTGGTGGAGGTATTCCAAACAGGAGCGAATGATGTTTATGTAATAAAAGATGAAAAAAATGAAATACTCATCCCTGCGATAAAAGATGTAGTCAAAAAAGTCGATGTAGAAAATAAGGTGATGGTGGTCCACCTTTTGGAGGGACTGTAA
- the rpsP gene encoding 30S ribosomal protein S16: MAVRIRLKRFGAKKKPFYRIVVADSRSPRDGRFIDEIGYYNPVAQPAEIKIDPEKAKKWLSVGAQPSDTVRSLFKKEGIIGNHDVN, from the coding sequence GTGGCAGTAAGAATAAGGTTAAAAAGGTTTGGCGCTAAGAAAAAACCTTTTTACAGGATAGTAGTAGCTGATTCCAGGTCTCCAAGAGATGGAAGGTTCATTGATGAAATTGGATATTATAATCCAGTAGCGCAACCTGCAGAGATAAAAATAGACCCAGAAAAAGCTAAAAAGTGGCTAAGTGTAGGTGCCCAACCTTCAGATACTGTAAGGTCACTGTTCAAAAAAGAGGGAATAATTGGTAATCATGACGTTAATTAA
- the trmD gene encoding tRNA (guanosine(37)-N1)-methyltransferase TrmD, giving the protein MVFDVLTLFPEMFYSVLSTSILKRAIEKGKIKVNLINIRDFSKDKHKRVDDYPYGGGPGMVMMPQPIFDAIEFVKKQGDIPVYYLGPKGKIFNQEMAVKMSKLDRIVLLCGHYEGIDERVYSIIDEEISLGDFILTGGEIAAMAIIDAVSRLIDGVLSDPQSYREDSFFEGLLEYPQYTRPEVFRGMKVPDVLLSGNHAEIAKWRRQKSLEITLLKRPDLLKKAVLTEEDKKFLREKGFDI; this is encoded by the coding sequence ATGGTCTTTGACGTTTTAACCCTATTTCCTGAGATGTTCTACAGCGTTTTATCTACCAGTATACTAAAAAGAGCAATTGAAAAAGGAAAAATAAAAGTTAATCTTATAAATATAAGAGATTTCTCTAAAGACAAACACAAAAGAGTGGATGATTATCCTTATGGGGGTGGCCCAGGGATGGTTATGATGCCCCAGCCTATTTTTGATGCAATTGAATTTGTAAAAAAGCAAGGGGACATACCAGTTTATTACCTGGGACCCAAAGGGAAAATTTTTAATCAGGAAATGGCGGTTAAAATGTCTAAATTAGATAGAATAGTCCTTTTGTGTGGCCATTATGAAGGTATAGACGAGCGCGTCTATTCAATTATTGATGAAGAAATCTCTTTAGGGGATTTTATATTGACAGGCGGCGAGATAGCTGCAATGGCTATCATCGACGCAGTGTCAAGGCTTATAGATGGTGTTCTTTCTGACCCTCAAAGTTATCGTGAAGATTCTTTTTTTGAAGGTTTGTTAGAGTATCCTCAGTATACAAGACCAGAAGTTTTCAGAGGGATGAAAGTACCTGATGTTTTGTTAAGTGGCAATCACGCAGAAATAGCCAAATGGAGACGACAAAAATCTTTAGAAATAACACTCCTAAAGCGGCCTGATTTGCTTAAAAAGGCTGTTTTAACTGAAGAAGATAAAAAATTTTTAAGAGAAAAAGGCTTTGACATTTAA
- the rplS gene encoding 50S ribosomal protein L19, which translates to MDLIKAVESQQLRTDLTPFNVGDTIRVHYKVIEGDRERIQPFEGIVIKKSGSGLRETFTVRRVSYGVGVERTFPLHSPRIEKIEVIRKGKVRRAKLYYLRRRVGKAASKIKELM; encoded by the coding sequence ATGGACCTAATAAAAGCAGTAGAAAGCCAACAATTAAGGACAGACCTTACCCCATTTAATGTGGGTGATACTATAAGAGTACATTATAAAGTTATTGAAGGCGATAGGGAAAGAATTCAGCCCTTTGAAGGAATAGTGATTAAAAAAAGTGGGTCAGGGCTTAGAGAAACTTTTACTGTAAGGCGTGTGTCTTACGGAGTAGGAGTTGAAAGAACTTTTCCCCTTCATTCTCCAAGAATTGAAAAAATAGAAGTTATAAGAAAAGGTAAAGTCAGAAGAGCAAAACTGTATTATTTGAGACGCAGAGTTGGAAAAGCTGCAAGCAAAATAAAAGAATTAATGTAA